CCGATGAGCTGGCCGACCTGCTGCACACCACCACCAAAACCCTGCGTACGTACCGCGAGGCCAACAAGCGCCTGGCCCCCGCCGCCAGCGAGCAGGTGCTGAAGCTGCTGGCGCTGGCCCGCCAGGGCAGTGAGGTATTTGGTGAGCCCACGGCGTTTCGGCGCTGGCTGGGCAAGCCGGCCTACGGCCTCGCTAACCAGCCCCCGCTGGCCCTGCTGCAAACCAGCGGCGGCATCGACCTGGTGGCCGAGGAAGTGAGCCGCATTGCCTACGGCGATTTCGCCTAGCTTGGCTGCTGAGTGGAAATCTATCGCATCTGCCTGGCCAAGTACGCCGGCGAGCTGGTCGCCTCCGGCAACCCCGGCCGGTGGAATTTACGCGGGCAGTTCGTACTCTACGCGGCGGGCAGCCGGGCGCTGGCCTGCCTCGAAAACGTGGTGCACCGCAGCGGCGAGGGCCTGAATAACCGGTTCAAGGTCATTCGGATAGAAGTGCCCGAT
The sequence above is drawn from the Hymenobacter baengnokdamensis genome and encodes:
- the parS gene encoding type II RES/Xre toxin-antitoxin system antitoxin is translated as MLAPIHAHTGLPAALASLEEVLTDAFALVMQARSGVPAKTAFAVANLLQLSTDELADLLHTTTKTLRTYREANKRLAPAASEQVLKLLALARQGSEVFGEPTAFRRWLGKPAYGLANQPPLALLQTSGGIDLVAEEVSRIAYGDFA